The following is a genomic window from Triplophysa rosa linkage group LG11, Trosa_1v2, whole genome shotgun sequence.
CAAGTCCATCTTCACCATCACGCGAAGACAGTTACTGGAGAAATTCAGAGTGGAGAAAGACAAGCTGCCACCAGAGAAGCGCACCCTGATCCTCACACACTTCCCCAAGTGAGATACTTGACTGTCTCAATGTCGCACGCCCCTCGTCATCACTTCCTCACTTTCACATGGCTtaattgtgtgtatgtgtataaggtttctctccatgTTGGAAGAAGAGATCTATGGAGAGAATTCACCTATTTGGGAGGCTGATTTCACCATGCCGGCATCAGAGGGGACGCAGCTGGGCCATCAGACTGGTATGATTTTAAAGGGTCAgttcacccttttgtcatttcaaacctgtatgacttcttcctagggctgcacgataatttatcgcgataccactaaatcctattgaaatcaagctggctgcgatatgcaatgtgtcgatattttttttaatgcatagcttgtccgtgaagcacggctctgggatcagtaggaaatgctgctcgagctaaaagcagtgcgagtttgagtcgcttataatgtgcatttgaaaaagcaacacccgtcaaacatgatcattataaatatactttattatcataaaaatacctgatcaggcttgagtaacagtgataaaaagatgtccagatgtcttcttctgcagtgcgtatttggagtttccgcacgagagcgccctctggctttcggatgcagcaacattttcccgtacttcactcaaaagctgtgcataaatcacggtttatcgcgacagccctacttcttccgcagaacacgaaatgaagatattttgaagaaagttggtaactaaacagcactggcccccgttcacttctattgtatggacacaaaaccaatgcaagtgaatggggccagtttacaacattcttcgaaatatcttcttttgtgttctgcggaaaaaagaaagtcataaaggtttgaaatgacaagagggtgagtaaataatgattttttggggggtgagcTATCACTGCAAGGACGGGGAGATTGGGTGCATGTTCACACTTGCTCTGATTGTATTGAACTGTTTGTTGGTGTCATTTACATAAGTGCTGATGTGAATACGAGTGGTAACTGTAGCTGTCAATAGCAGTTCACTTTCTATGAAAAGACTAAGACAGAACCACACTGGTAACCCAACCCACAGCTTTAAAAGGATGAACCGCATATCAGATCATAAAAATGCTTTCACACTAACCAGATCCTGGTGACTAATGGATTGGAATGGATTTGGTTTTGCAGAAGATCTAGTTAGATcaatgatctctctctctctcagtgctcAGTCCTGTGGCAGTGTCTGGTTCTCCTCTCAGTAAGTGCAGCAGTGGTTCTGCTCATGCAGGGTCTGGATTGGACTCGACCTCCTCTGAACCCATAACAGGTGAGATCATTTGATTGAAATTAATTGCAAATGATTAAGAATGTAATTTGCCATAACATTATGTTGCATGATCTCAAATCAAATCTTCATTGATGTCTTAGGAGAGAAGCGCAAGCTTCCAGAAGCTTTGACTCTGGAGGATGCCAAGCGGATCCGAGTGATGGGCGACATTCCCATGGAGCTGGTCAATGAGGTCATGAAGACCATAACAGACCCCGCTGCAATGCTGGGACCAGAGGTCAGATTTCATCCCTTCGTTCTAATGGACTACTTAATTTACAAATGTATCATACTAAAATGATTTAGGTACAAATtctgtattttggtttgttttttcagACCAGTCTTTTGTCAGCCAACGCAGCTCGTGATGAGACGGCCCGTCTGGAGGAGAGGCGAGGCATCATTGAGTTCCATGTCATTggtaactctctctctcagaagTCCAATAAGAAGATTCTAATGTGGCTCGTGGGCCTTCAGAATGTTTTCTCCCACCAACTTCCCCGCATGCCCAAAGAGTACATCACGCGACTTGTATTTGACCCGTAAGTTCGCAGCGACCTTTGACCTCTCCCTCCCTTTTATTCCACTGTATTCCCCAAACCGTAGCTGCCTGTTCATCATTGTTAAAAGGAGACAGGTTGTAGATTCTGTGTAATGATGTGCTCTGTTGATCTCATGACCTCTGTGTGGCCGCAGAAAGCACAAGACTTTGGCTCTGATTAAAGACGGCCGTGTGATCGGAGGCGTCTGCTTCAGGATGTTCCCCACTCAGGGATTCACAGAGATTGTCTTCTGTGCGGTCACTTCAAATGAGCAGGTCAAGGTATGGAGACACACAATCGAAGCTACATGACCACTTTGATTCTCTTGCAAAGGGTAGACTGTCACAGAATATGTACGCAATGTATTTTTGTGGTTATTATTGTGGTTGACTATCAACTTTGAGTGTTTCTCATGTGCAAGACTGTttacaaatattatttgtatagcacatatattgttttcatttatgtgatgtgctttattatttttggtgtgtttgtgtgtttagggCTATGGCACACACTTGATGAATCATCTTAAGGAGTATCACATTAAACATGGCATCCTGTACTTTCTCACCTATGCTGATGAATACGCCATCGGTTACTTCAAGAAACAGGTACAGAGTCTATCCCCTCCATAAACCTCTCCTGTCCATTTTTTCCATTGCACATCATCTGTTCAAACCTGTGTGGCTGGCAGGGCTTCTCCAAAGACATCAAAGTGCCGAAGACTCGTTATCTCGGTTACATCAAAGACTACGAGGGAGCCACGCTGATGGAGTGCGAGCTCAATCCCAGAATTCCTTACACAGAACTCTCACACATCATAAAGAGGCAGAAAGAAGTAAGAGCGCACAAATTTACTAGGAAACATGTCGAGTAAGAATTATGCAATGGTATCTGTATCTGTGCTTCTCTGCTATAGATAATCAAAAAACTCATTGAGAGGAAACAGAATCAGATCAGGAAGGTTTATCCGGGACTCACCTGCTTTAAAGAAGGAGTGCGACAGATTCCTGTGGAGAGTATACCAGGCATCAGTAAGTCtgagtgtgtgtatatatacaaataATTCAACCACAAAATTTCTTTATTCTCTTGTCACTCACAGTctcattcattttgttttaggaGAGACTGGTTGGAAACCCAGTGCTAAGGAGAAAAGGTCAGGAGGGATTTTAAATACTTATTATGAAACCTTACTCCAAGTTCTAACCAGATGAGACGCAACTATGAATGCGAAAATGCTGCACGATGTGACCGTGATGCCTTACCAGATGTCTTAAACtatacagtcaaaccaaaaattattcagacaccatcattttttgattttttttactagtGGGTGCAGGACATCGTAGTTCATTTATGAAAGTGAGGATAGCAAAATAATGTAGACTGTGACATATTATACCCAAAAATTCTTCATACCGTGGACTACCAGTGAAATTGGTAAATATTTGGGACAAAAAATTATTCAGTCACTTGACCTGACcatgttttgcttaaagatctggtaacacgcagtttctgccaatctcatataaatcttgagaacctatacagtagtattgcatacttcaagagtatttagtttgatcaattttataaaaagacagatacagctgtacgattatttctggaaaaagacgagctgctggaggcagacagggggatggaactacagcacgagcaaacaatacatcatcacattaatccctttgcgttttttacattatgcacgtacacgccgattgccaacaaaacacagacatgtgacttagtttgacttagcgtttgcagttcatgtccggcatcttttagcactgggaccgcaccatctatcagtttcaaacgatctccaaatccagcgttatatccactagggctgaaacgattccttgagtaactcgagtaattcgaatacaaaaaatcatcgaggcaatttttgttgcctcgaagcctcgtttaatccatttaactacagtacacacggagcgctgcgtttccccacggaccgttattactgacgcacagcccgctaaactctatttaTGTTACAGGCCTCTCAAGTCtcccgcattcaccgtgagacacacgcattttagtctgttcacacgctcacacgtatgtctcatgctgatgaataagtgatagcttattgaaatggtgaactgctattttacttagttttagtctattttgcgagtgaaacttgttttccggctgcattgagtccattaaactagatgcggactaacgttagtggatgctgaatcctgttatttacacatttcatctgtctgttctgcgtgtctgagtgaatgaactttatgaggacatgaacttcatcttcAGAGTTGCTCTgggagtttatttcagaacattttactgagtgaagctaacacactaaaaaataagcgtcttccgacgacctgccaaaataaaagtccggtatttttatgtggacaaatatattaccatttaatagtaaaaaataaactaaaactaatttagataaactaaatgcatcacgcataagctgaagttagttgtttccctttgaaattattctttctatttttattaatgtttcttatttatacatttgtattaggcctatattgcattttgaatgtaatatggcaatggaatgtactaaatgggtttagatttcacagatatgaatgtatgcaatttcagcaataaatatgttaatttttctaaaaaggaaacaaatgagttgttcattttaatagacccgtcttattttctcttgtatatttagtattgctctttaataaagaaaaagtacttattatccgaatacccgattaatcgatggaaaaatcagtagaatactcgattactaaaataatcgatagctgcagccctaatatccaccgtttatataacatgcATCATTGAAATaccatgaacaaacaaacacacctcaacttctctcactatcgcaagagtaacgagctgcagctgcaggcccacagtgcagccaatcttgacacagcacagccaatcgtgataagcgggtcttcctatcgctcatcGGTTGGCGTGTGGGCGgtctatttctttcgccttgccgtggccgtgcttttccaggagaattgcccaataaaaggtaTAAAAtacctgttacgaaacagggacttataaaaaactttctgaaacaagtttgagtgctgggggagtgtatcaagcacagaaatactacttcatacgtccaactcgtttttgaacaaattgaccatgttaagcatgagaagccagcacgtttaacagtgtgtaAAGAAGTCCGAATGTATGAAATAGCctgttacccgatctttaagtgttttttcttcAATCTCTAATTCGACCTTTTTACACCACatactgaacaaaattaagCATTGCTTGGTAACTGGTTGCCCAAAATTGGAGTGTACTTAAATTTAACAGCTGACGGCTATTCAACCTAATCCATTACATACAGTTCTATCAACGTTATCTGACACTTACCaagattaatttttttctgacagtttAACGAAGTTCTTGTCACATTT
Proteins encoded in this region:
- the kat2a gene encoding histone acetyltransferase KAT2A is translated as MADPAAQTSAQPRLHQAQTSGPAGSNSNPGAGSSDPARPGLSQQQWSSQKKAQVRAFPRAKKLEKLGVFSSCKANDSCKCNGWKNPNPPTAARMELQQHAASLTEICRSCGHSLAEHVSHLENVSEEEINRLLGMVVDVENLFMSVHKEEDTDTKQVYFYLFKLLRKCILQMGKPVVEGSLGSPPFEKPNIEQGVLNFVQYKFSHLAPKERQTMYELSKMFLLCLNYWKLETPSQFRQRAQKEDAAAYKVDYTRWLCYCHVPQSNDSLPRYETCQVFGRSLLKSIFTITRRQLLEKFRVEKDKLPPEKRTLILTHFPKFLSMLEEEIYGENSPIWEADFTMPASEGTQLGHQTVLSPVAVSGSPLSKCSSGSAHAGSGLDSTSSEPITGEKRKLPEALTLEDAKRIRVMGDIPMELVNEVMKTITDPAAMLGPETSLLSANAARDETARLEERRGIIEFHVIGNSLSQKSNKKILMWLVGLQNVFSHQLPRMPKEYITRLVFDPKHKTLALIKDGRVIGGVCFRMFPTQGFTEIVFCAVTSNEQVKGYGTHLMNHLKEYHIKHGILYFLTYADEYAIGYFKKQGFSKDIKVPKTRYLGYIKDYEGATLMECELNPRIPYTELSHIIKRQKEIIKKLIERKQNQIRKVYPGLTCFKEGVRQIPVESIPGIRETGWKPSAKEKSKELKDPDLLYNMLKNLLAQIKTHPDAWPFMEPVKKSEAPDYYEVIRFPIDLKTMTERLKNRYYVTKKLFIADLQRVITNCREYNPPDSEYCKCANTLEKFFYFKLKEAGLIDK